The window GCCAGCACCGCCTCCTCGTCAGCGTCCTCGCCGCGGGCGCGGGCCTCCAGGGTGCGCCGCCGCGCCCGCACGCGGGGGTCGGCGACCACGAAGATCTTCACGTCGGCATCCGGGCAGATCACGGTGCCGATATCGCGTCCATCCAGCACCGCGCCAGGCGGATCAGCGGCGAACTGGCGCTGGAAGTTGACCAGCGCCTCGCGGACCTTGGGAAAGGCCGAGACGACAGATGCGCCCTCGCCGACCTTCTGGGTCTTCAGGATCGGATTGCCGAATTTCTCGGGATCGAGCTCGAGCGCGACGGCCACCGCCAGCGCCTCGTCGTTGAGGTCGGCGCCCTGCGCCATCATCGCATAGGCCACAGCGCGGTAGATCACGCCGGTGTCGAGATGGCGGTAGCCGTAGTGGTGGGCGAGCCGCTTGCCGAGCGTGCCCTTGCCGGAGGCGGCGGGTCCATCGATGGCAATGATCATGCGAAGTCAGCTCCGAGCGCGCGCATCATCGGAATGAAATCCGGGAAACTGGTGGCGATGAAGGCGGTGTCATCAATCTTCACCGGCCGATCCGAAGCACAGCCCATCACCAGCGCCGACATCGCGATGCGATGATCCATATGGGTGGCAACAAGGCCGCCGCCTGGAACGTGGCCGCGGCCCGCGACGATCAGATCATCGCCGGAAACCTTGACCTTGACGCCGTTGACGCGCAGCATGTCGGCGGTGGCTTCGAGACGATCGGACTCCTTGACGCGCAGCTCCTGCAGGCCGCGCATGATCGTGGTGCCCTCGGCAAACGCCGCCGCAACCGCCAGCACCAGATATTCGTCGATCATCGACGGCGCGCGCTCCGGCGGCACCTCGACGCCCTTCAGCTTCGAGGCGCGTACGCGCAATTGCGCCATCGGCTCGCCGGCATCGCCGCGCAGATCGCTCTCCTCGATCGAGGCGCCCATTTCACGCAACGTGGTGAACAGGCCGGTGCGCAGGGGATTGGTCATCACGTCGGAGAACACGACGTCGGACCCTTCGACAATCAGCGCCGCGACGATCGGGAACGACGCCGAGGACGGATCGGCGGGCACCACGACCTGGGCGCCATGCAGCTCGGGCTCGCCGTTCAGCGAGATCCTGCGGCCGTGACTGCCTTCCTTCTCCGTGGAGATCTCGGCGCCGAAATGCTTCAGCATCAGTTCGGTGTGGTCGCGGCTCGCCTCCTGCTCGATGACCGTGGTGATGCCGGGCGCGGACAGGCCCGCCAGCAGCACCGCGGACTTGATCTGGGCCGAGGCGACCGGGGTCTTGTAGACGATCGGCACCGGATAGCGGGCGCCGTGCAGGGTGAGCGGCAGCCGGCCGCCCTCCCTGATGTCGCTGGTCCGGGCGCCCATCAGCTCCAGCGGATCGAGAATCCGGCGCATCGGGCGCGAGCGCAGCGAGGCGTCGCCGTCGAAAATGGCCGCGATCGGGCAGCCGGCCACCGCGCCCATCACCAGCCGGCAGCCGGTGCCGGAATTGCCGAAATCGAGCGGGGCCGCGGGCTGGGCGAAGCCGCCGACGCCGACGCCCGAGACCGACCAGGTAAAGGGCGCCGTCCGCTCCACCTTGGCGCCCAGCGCGCGCATGGATTTGGCGGTATTGAGGACGTCCTCGCCCTCCAGAAGGCCGGAAATGCGGGTTTCGCCGACCGAAAGCGCCCCGAGGATCAGGGCGCGGTGGGAAATCGATTTGTCGCCGGGAACGCGGACCTTGCCGGCCAGGGGGCCGCAAACGCGCGATTCCAGCGGGGTCGGGGTGTCGGAATGAGCCAAGATTGTGTCCTCTCGCGCCGCGGCAGGTATCACATAGGCAACACCGCGTCACGCGCCCGTCACTTGCGCGCAAACCGCTATTGACAGCGGCTCCTCAACTAGCCAAGTGAAGCACCGTTTTTCAGCAAAATTCTGGGATGACCACGTTGGCCAAGTCCGAGCTCGGAACCAAGCGCATTTGCCCGACCACGGGCAAGAAGTTCTACGACCTCAACAAGAATCCGGTGATTTCGCCCTACACCGGTGAGGTCGTGCCGATCGCGCCTGTCACCCCGCCGCGGGGTCGTGGCGCCACCGTCAGTTCGCCCGCGACCGCCGCCGAGATGCCCGAGGCGGCCGAGACCGAAGAGTTGGTCTCGCTCGAGGAGGCCGATGCCGAGGAGAACACCGGCAAGGTCAAGGCCGTGGTTCCCGAATCCGAGGACGATATCGAGGTCGATGAGACCATCGACGACGATGACGACGACGATTCGACCTTCATCGCCGACGAGGAAGAGGGCGATGAGGACGTGACCGATATTATTGGTGACGTCGGCGGTGACGAAGAGACTTGAGATCGGCGCCGATCTATGATCAACGGTGCTGCCGCGCGAGTCATCCAGGCCGCGCGGGCCGGGATCGATCCCCCAGGATCATCCCCACTGGATAAGGGGCCATAGCTCAGCTGGGAGAGCGCTTGCATGGCATGCAAGAGGTCGGCGGTTCGATCCCGCCTGGCTCCACCACGCTTCGCCCTTCGGGCCACGCGTGGCGCAGCCACGAGTTGCCTGAGGGGCGAAGCGTGGTGTCCGGCGTAGGGCGAAGACGGACGGTCCGGTACTCCGGCTAGCCATGGGTGCAAATGTGGTACGTCTACATCATCCGCAGCATCAACTTCCCTGACCAGGAATATGTTGGCGCCACCGAGGACCTGAAACGACGGGTCCCCGAGCACAATGCCGGCAAATCCGCGCACACCTCAAAATTCAAGCCGTGGCAGCTCATCTGGTACTGCGCATTTCCCGACAAGTACAAAGCCCTGGCGTTCGAGAAATACCTCAAGTCGCATCCGGCCGCGCCTTCGCCAAGAAGCGCCTCTGACCACCCACCCTTCCCAGCCATCGCGCAGCACGACGATCTTATCCCTCGTGCGAACAGTTCGCCGATCCACGGGATCCGCCCCGCATTTTGATTCAGAACAAAGTTCGAGCGTCTATCGCTTGCTACCCCATCTGGCGCCAACGGATGCCAAGCCATGCGCAATTCCACCTGGACGGAATTCTTGCGGTGCCCAAGGTGCCCGCGCACGGGCTATGCCCGGCTCTCGGAAATCACCCCCTTCAGAAACCGGATCGATAGGGTCCCGGAGGGCTTTGAGATTCTTCACGACGAGCGCGGCAGCGATTTCCAGTGCACGACTTGTCGAGTGCCGGTGCTGCCATAACAGGCGCACCTCGTTCCACGCCCCCTACTCCCCCAGCACCGCATTCAGCCGGTCGCGCAGCGCGACGATCTCATCCTTCATCGCCATCAGCTCACCAACCGTGCAGTCCGAGGCCGCGAGGATCGACTGCGGAACGGCCTTGGCCTTTTCACGCAGCGCGTGGCCCTGCGGCGTCAGCGCGATCAGCACGACCCGCTCGTCTTCGGTGCTGCGGGTCCGCCGGATCAGTTCCGCCGCTTCGAGCCGTTTCAGCAGCGGTGTCAGCGTGCCGGAATCCAGGAACAGCCGCTCGCCAAGGTCTTTCACCGGCACGTCGTCGCGCTCCCACAGCGCCAGCATCACGAGATACTGCGGATAGGTCAGCCCGAGCCGGTCGAGCAGCGGCTTGTAGACGCGGTTGAAGGCGTGCGCGGTCGAATAGACCGCAAAGCAGATCTGGTTATCGAGCCGCAGCGCCTGATCCGCCGCCGTTTGTTTCCTGACCATGATTCCCATCGAATCCATCTCGTTTGCGGGTCATTCTGGGCTCACAGGACCGCGGATTCAATTGCGAACAATTAAATGTGAGGCCGCATAATTTATATTGTACACAATCTAATTGGATGCAATACATTCGACGTTGAATCCAAACTTCAGTCCAAACCCAAGGGAGACCACGATGTCTGTGAACGTGCTCTACAAGACCAGCGCCAAGGCGACCGGCGGCCGCGACGGCCATGCGGCAACGCTCGACGGCGCGCTCGACGTCAAGCTCACGACCCCGAAGGAGCTCGGTGGCGGCGGTGGCGCCGGCAACAATCCGGAGCAGCTGTTCGCAGCCGGCTATGCCGCCTGCTTCATCG of the Bradyrhizobium quebecense genome contains:
- the cmk gene encoding (d)CMP kinase, which translates into the protein MIIAIDGPAASGKGTLGKRLAHHYGYRHLDTGVIYRAVAYAMMAQGADLNDEALAVAVALELDPEKFGNPILKTQKVGEGASVVSAFPKVREALVNFQRQFAADPPGAVLDGRDIGTVICPDADVKIFVVADPRVRARRRTLEARARGEDADEEAVLADILKRDERDKNRAVAPLRPAADAHTLDNSNLDIEAGVRAAIAIVEAARARR
- the aroA gene encoding 3-phosphoshikimate 1-carboxyvinyltransferase codes for the protein MAHSDTPTPLESRVCGPLAGKVRVPGDKSISHRALILGALSVGETRISGLLEGEDVLNTAKSMRALGAKVERTAPFTWSVSGVGVGGFAQPAAPLDFGNSGTGCRLVMGAVAGCPIAAIFDGDASLRSRPMRRILDPLELMGARTSDIREGGRLPLTLHGARYPVPIVYKTPVASAQIKSAVLLAGLSAPGITTVIEQEASRDHTELMLKHFGAEISTEKEGSHGRRISLNGEPELHGAQVVVPADPSSASFPIVAALIVEGSDVVFSDVMTNPLRTGLFTTLREMGASIEESDLRGDAGEPMAQLRVRASKLKGVEVPPERAPSMIDEYLVLAVAAAFAEGTTIMRGLQELRVKESDRLEATADMLRVNGVKVKVSGDDLIVAGRGHVPGGGLVATHMDHRIAMSALVMGCASDRPVKIDDTAFIATSFPDFIPMMRALGADFA
- a CDS encoding TIGR02300 family protein, which produces MAKSELGTKRICPTTGKKFYDLNKNPVISPYTGEVVPIAPVTPPRGRGATVSSPATAAEMPEAAETEELVSLEEADAEENTGKVKAVVPESEDDIEVDETIDDDDDDDSTFIADEEEGDEDVTDIIGDVGGDEET
- a CDS encoding MarR family winged helix-turn-helix transcriptional regulator produces the protein MVRKQTAADQALRLDNQICFAVYSTAHAFNRVYKPLLDRLGLTYPQYLVMLALWERDDVPVKDLGERLFLDSGTLTPLLKRLEAAELIRRTRSTEDERVVLIALTPQGHALREKAKAVPQSILAASDCTVGELMAMKDEIVALRDRLNAVLGE